A segment of the Frankineae bacterium MT45 genome:
CTGGACGGTTACGCGCTTCGCGTTCCGGTCCCGACCGGCTCGGCCACCGACCTCACCGTCACCGTCCGCTCCACGCCGACGGTCGCCGAGGTCAAGGCCGCCTACCAGGCCGCCGCCGAGGGTCCGTTCAAGGGCTACCTGACCTACACCGAAGACCCGATCGTCTCCTCCGACATCGTGACCGACCCGTCGTCGTGCATCTTCGACGCCGAGCTGACCAAGGTGATCGGCAACCAGGTCAAGGTCGTCGGCTGGTACGACAACGAGTGGGGCTACTCCAACCGCCTGGTCGACCTCACCACGCTCGTCGGTTCCTCGCTGTAACACCTGAACCACTGCAGTAGTGGATGAGCTCGTCAGTGCCTGACGAGCTCATCCACTATCCGTCCAGTTCACCAAAGCGTCTCCGACTAGAAAGTCGAAATATCTTGCGCACGCTCGATGATCTGCTCGCGGACGGCGTCGCCGGCCGCCGGGTTCTGGTCCGATCCGACCTCAACGTCCCGCTCAGCAAGGACGAAACTCCCGTCGTCACTGACGACGGCCGGATCCGGGCCTCGCTCCCCGTCCTCAACGCGCTGCTGGATGCCGGCGCCCGAGTCCTGGTAACCGCTCACCTGGGCCGCCCGAAGGGTGCTCCGGAGGAGAAGTACTCGCTGCGCCCAGTGGCCGACCGGCTGGCCCAGTTGCTCGGACGGCCGGTGAAGTTCGCGCTGGACACCGTGGGGGAGAGCGCCCGGCTGATGGCCGATGATCTCGCCGACGGCGAGCTGCTGCTGCTCGAGAACGTCCGTTTCAACGCGGGTGAGACGAGCAAGGACGACGCAGAGCGGGCTGAGTTCGCCCGGGCGCTGGCCACCCTCACCGATGGTGAAGGCGACGATGCGCCGCAGGGTGCCTACGTCGACGACGCGTTCGGGGCTGTGCACCGTAAGCACGCCTCGGTCTACGACATCGCCACCCTGCTTCCGGCCTTCTGCGGAAACCTCGTCCGCGACGAGCTCGTGGTGCTGCGCCGCCTCACCGATGACCCGGCGCGCCCGTACGTGGTCGTCCTCGGCGGCAGCAAGGTCAGCGACAAGCTGGCCGTCATCCAGTCGCTGCTGCCGAAGGTCGACAAGCTCCTCGTCGGCGGGGGGATGTGCTTCACCTTCCTCGCCGCCCAGGGTCACGAGGTGGGTAAGTCCCTCCTCGAGACCGACCAGATCGAGACGTGCCGGCAGCTGCTGGCCGACAGCGGTGAGAAGATCCTGCTGCCGACTGACATCGTCGTCGCCGACACCTTCTCGGCCGACGCGAACATCCAGACCGTCGCGGCCGCCGAGATCCCGTCCGACACGCTCGGGCTCGACATCGGGCCGCAGTCGGTCGCCGCCTTCGCTGCCGCACTCGCCGATGCCCAGACGGTCTTCTGGAACGGCCCGATGGGTGTCTTCGAACTCGCGCCCTTCGCCGCGGGGACCAAGGGCGTCGCCGAAGCCGTCTCGGCCGGCCAGGGCCTCACCGTCGTCGGTGGCGGCGACTCGGCCGCGGCGGTCCGCGCCCTCGGCTTGGACGAAGCCGCCTTCGGGCACATCTCGACTGGCGGCGGGGCGTCGCTGGAGTTCCTCGAAGGCAAGACCCTGCCGGGCGTCGAGGTGCTCGCATGAGCGCCAAGGTCGTCCGGACGCCGGTGATCGCCGGCAACTGGAAGATGAACCTCAATCACCTCGAGGCGATCGCTCTCGTCCAGAAGCTCGCCTTCAGCCTGAGCGAAGAGCAGCTCAAGGCGGTGGATGTCATCGTGCTGCCGCCGTTCGTCGACATCCGCAGCGTGCAGACGCTGATCGACGGTGACCGCCTCTTGATCAAGCACGGCGCCCAGGACCTCTCACCGCTCGACGGTGGCGCCTACACCGGCGACATCGCCGGACCGATGCTGAGCAAGCTCGGCTGCGGGTACGTGACGGTCGGCCACAGCGAGCGGCGGGAGTACCACGCCGAGACCGACGCCGTCGTGAACAGCAAGGTGAAGGCGGCGCTGCGCAACTCGCTGGTGCCGATCCTCTGCGTGGGTGAGCCGCTGGAGGTCCGCGACGACGGCACGCAGATCAGCCACTGCACCACCCAACTGGCGGCCGCGCTCGAGGGCATCGACGCCGATGCGGCGGCCGGCATCATCATCGCCTACGAGCCGATCTGGGCGATCGGAACCGGTCGGGTCGCGAGCCCGGCCGATGCCCAGGAGGTCTGCGCGGCGCTTCGGGCCGAGCTCTCCCGCCTGTACTCGCCTGAGCTGGCCAACGGCGTGCGCGTCCTCTACGGCGGGTCGGTGAAGGCGGCGAACGCGGCCGACATCCTCTCCCAGGTCGACGTCGACGGAGCCCTGGTCGGGGGTGCGAGCATCGACGCCGACGAGTTCGCCGCCATCTGCATCGCCGCCGGTCAACCCGCCCCGGCCGCCGCTCCGACGCCCGCTGGGTAGGGATCTGCGCGGTTCGCCAGGTAGGCTAGCCGTGCTCCGCCGCACAATCTCCGTCAGCACATCAGTTAAGGCCGGTTCTTCACCATGATTTTTGCCCTCTCCCTGCTACTCATCGCCACCAGCCTCGTGCTGATCGTGCTGATTCTCATGCACCGAGGCCAGGGCGGCGGTCTCTCGTCGATGTTCGGGGGCTCGTTCTACTCGAACGTCTCCGGTTCCTCGGTGCTGCAGCGCAACCTCGACCGGATCACGGTCATCCTCGGGATCGTCTGGGCCATCACGATCATCGGGCTCGGTCTGCTCTACAAGAACCTCTGACGGCGCGAATCCAACCGGCTGGAGACGGCGCGCGAAGCTACTAGCGGCGCGCCAGCCCGGTAGAGCGAGGTAGCGCGGGACCTACCGGGGTAGCTCCGAGGCGGCGGCCTCGTCCAGCAGCCAGAGCGTGTGAAGGCGTCCACGGGCGCCGGCGGAGGGAATCTGCGCCCGGTCGGCCCCACCCAGCGCGGCCGCCACGGCATCGGCCTTGCCGGCACCGGCGGCGATCACCCACATCTCATCAGCCGCGGCAAGACCGCGGAAAGTTAGTGACGTCCGGGTCGGCGGCGGCTTGGGCGAGTCGTGGACGGCGATGACGGCCGCCTCCGTCTCATAGACGCCGGGCGCACCGGGGAAGAGCGAGGCGCAGTGCCCGTCCGGGCCGACGCCGAGGAGCACGACGTCGAAGCGGGGGAGATCCTCACCAGCCGGTGCCGCCTCAGCCAGTGCGGCTGCGTAGGCGGCTACCCCCGCGGCGACGTCCTCACCCCAGGGGCCGTCGGAGGCCGGCATCCGGTGGATGTTCTCAGGCGCCAGCGGGATGTGGCTGAAGAACTTCTCGAAGGCGACCTTGTCGTTGCGATCATCGGAGTCAGACGGCACGAAGCGCTCATCACCCCACCAGACGGCGACCCGGGTCCAATCAACGCTGTCCCGGTCAGCTGACTGCTCGAGTTCAGCGAGCACCGCCTCCAGGATCGAACCGCCGGTGACCACGAGGTGGGCCAGCGGGCGCTCCTGCAGTGCAGCGGTCAGAGCGGCCAGGGTCCGCGCGGCCGTGCTGGTCGCGAGGTCCGCGGCCGAGGTCTCGACGACGGCTTCGGGATCGGCGGCCACGTCAGCCCACGTTGGCCGGCGGGTCGGCCATCGCCGGATCGCTCCAGATGTGGACGCGGTTGCGTGGACGCTGCTGCAGGCCGCTGACCCCACAGACCGCGCCGAGGGCCTCGGCGAAGACATGGTCCTCGTCGAGTCGGCGCAGCTCCTCGGCCAGTAGCTCCCCCAGGGAGCGCTCGGCGAAGGGCGCGATGGAGTCCGGCTGGTTGTCTCGACGTAGCACCAGCCGCGAACCGTCGAGCGAGGCGTTGATCGAGGTGCCGGCGCTGAGCTGGATGCTCACCT
Coding sequences within it:
- a CDS encoding phosphoglycerate kinase, whose translation is MSSSVPDELIHYPSSSPKRLRLESRNILRTLDDLLADGVAGRRVLVRSDLNVPLSKDETPVVTDDGRIRASLPVLNALLDAGARVLVTAHLGRPKGAPEEKYSLRPVADRLAQLLGRPVKFALDTVGESARLMADDLADGELLLLENVRFNAGETSKDDAERAEFARALATLTDGEGDDAPQGAYVDDAFGAVHRKHASVYDIATLLPAFCGNLVRDELVVLRRLTDDPARPYVVVLGGSKVSDKLAVIQSLLPKVDKLLVGGGMCFTFLAAQGHEVGKSLLETDQIETCRQLLADSGEKILLPTDIVVADTFSADANIQTVAAAEIPSDTLGLDIGPQSVAAFAAALADAQTVFWNGPMGVFELAPFAAGTKGVAEAVSAGQGLTVVGGGDSAAAVRALGLDEAAFGHISTGGGASLEFLEGKTLPGVEVLA
- a CDS encoding 6-phosphogluconolactonase, with product MAADPEAVVETSAADLATSTAARTLAALTAALQERPLAHLVVTGGSILEAVLAELEQSADRDSVDWTRVAVWWGDERFVPSDSDDRNDKVAFEKFFSHIPLAPENIHRMPASDGPWGEDVAAGVAAYAAALAEAAPAGEDLPRFDVVLLGVGPDGHCASLFPGAPGVYETEAAVIAVHDSPKPPPTRTSLTFRGLAAADEMWVIAAGAGKADAVAAALGGADRAQIPSAGARGRLHTLWLLDEAAASELPR
- a CDS encoding triosephosphate isomerase, yielding MSAKVVRTPVIAGNWKMNLNHLEAIALVQKLAFSLSEEQLKAVDVIVLPPFVDIRSVQTLIDGDRLLIKHGAQDLSPLDGGAYTGDIAGPMLSKLGCGYVTVGHSERREYHAETDAVVNSKVKAALRNSLVPILCVGEPLEVRDDGTQISHCTTQLAAALEGIDADAAAGIIIAYEPIWAIGTGRVASPADAQEVCAALRAELSRLYSPELANGVRVLYGGSVKAANAADILSQVDVDGALVGGASIDADEFAAICIAAGQPAPAAAPTPAG
- a CDS encoding preprotein translocase subunit SecG is translated as MIFALSLLLIATSLVLIVLILMHRGQGGGLSSMFGGSFYSNVSGSSVLQRNLDRITVILGIVWAITIIGLGLLYKNL